In a single window of the Agromyces sp. H17E-10 genome:
- a CDS encoding phosphomannomutase/phosphoglucomutase yields the protein MNPAATSGARARLEAIVKAYDVRGIVGDGLTAETVEALGAAFVDEVGAAGGRVVVGHDMRDSSPPFATAFARGAAARGADVVSIGLCSTDESYFASGSLDAPAAMFTASHNPAAYNGIKFSRAGAQGISLDTGLAAIRDRAADYLEGGIPAVEAPGTVTEADVLADYAAYLRSLVDLSAIRPLKIVVDAGNGMGGLTVPAVLGEAAGLPALPLEIVPLYFELDGSFPNHEANPLEPANLVDLQRAVVEHGADLGLAFDGDADRCFVVDEQGGAVSPSAVAAIVALREIARVTAAGETDVNVIHNLITSRFVPETIEAAGANPVRTRVGHSLIKDQMKATKAVFGGEHSAHYYFRDFWGADNGMLAAMHVLAEFGAQQAPLSEVAARFTPYSLSGEINSVVDDVPAAYTRVVEAFTGRGEFDELDGLTVDGVTAGDEPFWWFNVRPSNTEPLLRLNVEGADEPTMAAIRDEVLALIRAA from the coding sequence ATGAATCCCGCTGCAACGTCCGGCGCTCGCGCGCGCCTCGAAGCGATCGTGAAGGCCTACGACGTCCGCGGAATCGTCGGCGACGGGCTCACCGCCGAGACCGTCGAGGCGCTCGGCGCCGCCTTCGTCGACGAGGTCGGTGCGGCCGGCGGCAGGGTCGTGGTCGGGCACGACATGCGCGACTCGTCGCCGCCGTTCGCGACGGCCTTCGCGCGTGGCGCTGCGGCGCGCGGCGCCGACGTCGTGTCGATCGGGCTCTGCTCGACCGACGAGAGCTACTTCGCCTCGGGCTCGCTCGACGCTCCCGCGGCGATGTTCACCGCGAGCCACAACCCCGCCGCCTACAACGGCATCAAGTTCTCGCGAGCGGGTGCCCAGGGCATCTCGCTCGACACCGGGCTCGCGGCGATCCGCGATCGCGCCGCCGACTACCTCGAGGGCGGCATCCCCGCCGTCGAGGCCCCCGGCACCGTCACCGAGGCCGACGTGCTCGCCGACTACGCCGCCTACCTGCGATCGCTCGTCGACCTGTCGGCGATCCGCCCGCTCAAGATCGTCGTCGATGCGGGCAACGGCATGGGCGGCCTCACGGTGCCGGCCGTGCTCGGCGAGGCCGCCGGCCTTCCCGCGCTGCCGCTCGAGATCGTGCCCCTCTACTTCGAGCTCGACGGCAGCTTCCCGAACCACGAGGCGAACCCGCTCGAGCCCGCCAACCTCGTCGACCTGCAGCGCGCGGTCGTCGAGCACGGCGCCGACCTGGGTCTCGCGTTCGACGGCGACGCCGACCGCTGCTTCGTCGTCGACGAGCAGGGCGGCGCGGTCAGCCCCTCGGCGGTCGCGGCGATCGTCGCCCTCCGCGAGATCGCGCGCGTCACCGCCGCCGGCGAGACCGACGTCAACGTCATCCACAACCTCATCACGTCGCGCTTCGTGCCCGAGACGATCGAGGCGGCCGGGGCGAACCCCGTGCGCACGCGGGTCGGTCACTCGCTCATCAAGGATCAGATGAAGGCCACGAAGGCGGTCTTCGGCGGCGAGCACTCGGCGCACTACTACTTCCGCGACTTCTGGGGTGCCGACAACGGCATGCTCGCGGCCATGCACGTGCTCGCCGAGTTCGGTGCGCAGCAGGCGCCGCTCTCCGAGGTCGCGGCGCGGTTCACGCCGTACTCGCTCTCGGGCGAGATCAACTCGGTCGTCGACGACGTGCCGGCCGCCTACACGCGCGTCGTCGAGGCCTTCACCGGCCGCGGCGAGTTCGACGAGCTCGACGGACTGACCGTCGACGGCGTCACGGCGGGCGACGAGCCGTTCTGGTGGTTCAACGTGCGCCCTTCGAACACCGAGCCCCTCCTGCGGCTCAACGTCGAGGGCGCCGACGAGCCGACGATGGCCGCCATCCGCGACGAGGTGCTCGCGCTCATCAGGGCCGCGTAG
- a CDS encoding DUF3499 family protein, protein MRRCSRTACAAEAVATLTFDYAESMAVLGPLAIVREPHGYDLCARHAERTSAPVGWQIVRHASLGEVGFKA, encoded by the coding sequence ATGAGACGTTGTTCGCGCACCGCATGCGCCGCCGAGGCGGTCGCGACCCTGACGTTCGACTACGCCGAATCGATGGCCGTCCTCGGTCCGCTCGCGATCGTTCGGGAGCCGCACGGGTACGACCTCTGCGCCCGGCATGCCGAGCGCACCTCGGCGCCGGTCGGCTGGCAGATCGTGCGGCATGCCTCGCTCGGTGAGGTAGGTTTCAAGGCATGA
- a CDS encoding DUF5719 family protein: protein MAAERNLRRRLVRAGARGLAVVIAAAVAVGVLAAAALVPWPEHRVTPPSIVVKPAETGQLRVCPGPLLSLGDDPDAATTAVSVGSTSVTHGAVPSDAEITETALAAPENPRAEQDGTPLALTTEPGAVEAGMLAGAQGQSVSRDSIAGYATAACDEAVAEAWLVGGATDVGRSGLVLLSNPTAVAATVDVRVIGENGAVDAPSGLGITVPAGEQRVVSLAGLAPNLASPVVHVTSTGGGIAATLEHTVVEGLTPAGVELVGPTATPAPTQIIPGVTVPVDGGVEATDDHAEGDSFPAVRLLATGDDTVDVSIDVASESGGRGSSIDATLEPGIVSDVPLGDLDAGEYTITLDADGPIVAGARATTGTPQAQTGPGGDDRNASVDLAWTAATLPLLDTAVIAVPRGPNPVLHLANPGDDEVEATVTLDGDEHEVSIAPGATEAVEVDARGVVELAGVAGVHATVAYSGERALSSFAVRPPGPLDSPLRVYPH from the coding sequence ATGGCCGCTGAGCGCAACCTCCGACGCCGCCTCGTGCGGGCCGGCGCACGCGGACTCGCCGTCGTGATCGCGGCGGCCGTCGCGGTCGGGGTCCTGGCCGCCGCCGCACTCGTGCCCTGGCCCGAGCACCGGGTCACCCCGCCGTCGATCGTCGTCAAGCCGGCCGAGACGGGTCAGCTGCGCGTGTGCCCGGGCCCGCTGCTCTCGCTCGGCGACGACCCCGATGCGGCGACCACGGCCGTCTCGGTCGGGTCGACCTCCGTGACGCACGGGGCGGTGCCGAGCGACGCCGAGATCACCGAGACCGCCCTCGCGGCCCCCGAGAACCCGCGGGCCGAGCAAGACGGCACGCCGCTCGCACTGACGACCGAACCCGGCGCCGTCGAGGCGGGCATGCTCGCCGGGGCACAGGGGCAGTCGGTCTCCCGCGACAGCATCGCCGGCTATGCGACGGCCGCATGCGACGAGGCCGTCGCAGAGGCCTGGCTCGTGGGCGGGGCGACCGACGTCGGCCGCTCGGGCCTCGTGCTGCTGTCGAACCCGACCGCCGTCGCCGCGACGGTCGACGTGCGGGTCATCGGCGAGAACGGTGCGGTCGACGCACCGTCGGGGCTCGGCATCACCGTACCCGCGGGCGAGCAGCGCGTCGTCTCGCTCGCCGGCCTCGCACCGAACCTCGCCTCGCCCGTCGTGCACGTCACGAGCACGGGCGGCGGCATCGCCGCCACGCTCGAGCACACCGTCGTCGAGGGCCTCACCCCCGCCGGCGTCGAACTCGTCGGGCCGACGGCGACGCCCGCGCCCACCCAGATCATCCCGGGAGTCACGGTGCCCGTCGACGGCGGCGTCGAGGCGACCGACGACCACGCCGAGGGAGACTCGTTCCCGGCCGTGCGGCTGCTCGCAACCGGTGACGACACCGTCGACGTCTCGATCGACGTCGCCTCAGAGTCGGGCGGTCGCGGTTCGAGCATCGACGCCACCCTCGAACCCGGGATCGTGAGCGATGTGCCGCTCGGCGACCTCGATGCGGGGGAGTACACCATCACGCTCGACGCCGACGGGCCGATCGTCGCGGGCGCGCGGGCGACGACGGGCACGCCGCAGGCGCAGACCGGACCGGGCGGAGACGATCGAAACGCCTCCGTCGACCTCGCCTGGACGGCGGCGACGCTGCCGCTCCTCGACACCGCCGTGATCGCGGTGCCGCGCGGACCGAACCCCGTGCTGCATCTCGCCAACCCGGGGGACGACGAGGTCGAGGCGACCGTCACCCTCGACGGAGACGAGCACGAGGTGAGCATCGCTCCCGGCGCCACCGAAGCCGTCGAGGTCGATGCGCGAGGCGTCGTCGAACTCGCCGGAGTCGCTGGAGTGCACGCGACGGTGGCGTATTCGGGTGAGCGTGCGCTCTCATCGTTCGCGGTGCGTCCGCCGGGGCCGCTCGACTCGCCGCTGCGGGTGTACCCGCACTGA
- a CDS encoding glycosyltransferase encodes MFPRVTAVLVVHHGGDHLRQTLEAIRAQERAPDALVVVLTEADVVAREQIAKISPTHLVDLSQRLSFGEAVRAADRVLGDPSSDGDALWLLAEDSAPAPDALAQLVATFETARSVAVAGPKLVAWNEPDRIARFGRSVTRLGRSVTLVADELDQGQHDGMSDVLGLDPAAILVRHSVWRSLGGFDPGLPTVDDALDLSIRARLAGHRVEVVPAAKVRFAGAGVAGPETGPKASTTRRRVRATRAAQLHRRLVYAPVVAVPLHWLTFLPLAVLRSIRLLLVKAPGAIPGEFAAAVTTMFSGARVPRARRTLKAARTVGWSAIAPLRMQPDEMRRRRQHAAEARRERARGRKHELQFLGTGGGWVLLVSVVASVALFSWLLGAGGVSGGGLEPLSSGLDVLWRNAAYGWRDIGPGFMGGADPFAGALAVLGSVTFWAPSLSLLLLWLLAIPAAALGAWFTASRLTERGSLRAVAAFAWAFAPPFLIALGDGRPGAVLAHVLLAWLAFAAFGAATSWAAAATASLLFAAVIAAAPSLTPALLVAWIVALAVSGRAAVRLIGLPIPAIVLAAPLVIGQLDRGNPLGLLADPGLTTESTVPSVWQLAVGLPDGSWGDWSGFFATTNVDFRVALSALVLPLVVVALTAVLAPRFRSALLALGVAVLGFATAVLATHLALSSSGATAVPLWSGAGLSLAWLGLVLAAVLALDALRRGRALVAWVVLAALVAAVAPTGLALATGSVAVRPAAERTLPAFVGAEAENDPRVTTLRMTPDADGSLRTTLERGSGTTLDEQSTLDATALTLSADERQLAEIAGNLASRSGYDPEAAVKEFGASFVLLDDPDVDDRAAVATAERAHTALDGNAALVAVGETDFGTLWRFTAAEPDAAAAQIPAAASSWLVGAVAAVQLIVLGATLLLSIPTGAGREADRSPQRRPARRPFGRRTPKAEVVPAPSEAASAVPETGAPASAGDDAPSASAEPEASPEVGVADTTAPAPVASPVPSAEGKSDAAAEPTTSATASAAPPVDTTEPPAETTEHQTDATEGDDDGR; translated from the coding sequence ATGTTCCCCAGAGTCACCGCCGTCCTCGTCGTGCATCACGGCGGCGACCACCTCCGTCAGACCCTCGAGGCGATCCGCGCACAGGAGCGCGCGCCCGATGCGCTCGTCGTCGTGCTCACCGAGGCCGATGTCGTCGCCCGCGAGCAGATCGCGAAGATCTCGCCCACGCATCTCGTCGACCTCTCGCAGCGGCTCTCGTTCGGCGAGGCCGTGCGGGCCGCCGACCGTGTGCTCGGCGACCCCTCGTCCGACGGCGATGCCCTCTGGCTGCTCGCGGAGGACAGCGCCCCCGCCCCCGATGCCCTCGCGCAGCTCGTGGCCACCTTCGAGACGGCCCGATCCGTCGCCGTCGCCGGGCCGAAGCTCGTCGCATGGAACGAACCCGACCGCATCGCCCGATTCGGCCGGTCGGTCACCCGGCTCGGCCGGAGTGTCACCCTCGTCGCCGACGAGCTCGACCAGGGCCAGCACGACGGCATGAGCGACGTGCTCGGCCTCGATCCGGCCGCCATCCTGGTGCGTCACAGCGTGTGGCGCAGCCTCGGCGGATTCGACCCGGGTCTGCCCACCGTCGACGACGCGCTCGACCTCTCGATCAGGGCGCGGCTCGCCGGGCATCGCGTCGAGGTGGTGCCCGCGGCGAAGGTCCGCTTCGCGGGAGCCGGCGTCGCCGGACCCGAGACCGGTCCGAAGGCGAGCACGACGCGGCGACGGGTGCGGGCCACCCGCGCGGCGCAGCTGCATCGTCGTCTCGTGTACGCTCCCGTCGTCGCGGTACCGCTGCACTGGCTCACCTTCCTGCCGCTCGCGGTGCTGCGGTCGATCCGGCTGCTGCTCGTGAAGGCGCCCGGCGCCATCCCCGGAGAGTTCGCCGCGGCGGTCACGACGATGTTCTCGGGCGCCCGGGTGCCACGAGCCCGCCGCACCCTCAAGGCAGCCCGCACGGTCGGCTGGTCGGCGATCGCGCCGCTGCGCATGCAGCCCGACGAGATGCGCCGCCGCCGTCAGCATGCGGCCGAGGCGCGCCGCGAACGCGCGCGCGGACGCAAGCACGAACTGCAGTTCCTCGGCACGGGCGGCGGCTGGGTGCTGCTCGTCTCGGTCGTGGCGTCGGTCGCCCTGTTCTCCTGGCTCCTCGGCGCCGGCGGCGTGAGCGGCGGAGGACTCGAACCGCTCTCGAGCGGTCTCGACGTGCTCTGGCGCAACGCCGCCTACGGGTGGCGCGACATCGGCCCGGGGTTCATGGGCGGCGCCGACCCGTTCGCGGGAGCGCTCGCCGTGCTCGGCTCGGTGACGTTCTGGGCGCCCTCGCTGTCGCTGCTGCTGCTCTGGCTCCTCGCGATTCCGGCGGCCGCCCTCGGCGCATGGTTCACCGCCTCGCGCCTCACCGAGCGAGGGTCGCTGCGCGCGGTCGCCGCGTTCGCATGGGCGTTCGCCCCACCGTTCCTCATCGCCCTCGGCGACGGCCGCCCGGGCGCCGTGCTCGCCCACGTGCTGCTCGCGTGGCTCGCGTTCGCCGCGTTCGGTGCGGCCACCTCGTGGGCGGCCGCCGCGACCGCGTCGCTGCTCTTCGCCGCCGTGATCGCGGCGGCGCCGAGCCTCACGCCGGCCCTCCTCGTCGCCTGGATCGTCGCCCTCGCGGTGAGCGGACGCGCCGCGGTCAGGCTCATCGGCCTGCCGATCCCCGCGATCGTGCTCGCCGCGCCGCTCGTCATCGGCCAGTTGGACCGAGGCAACCCGCTCGGCCTCCTCGCCGACCCGGGGCTTACGACCGAGAGCACCGTCCCGTCCGTGTGGCAGCTCGCGGTCGGCCTGCCCGACGGGTCGTGGGGTGACTGGAGCGGCTTCTTCGCGACGACGAACGTCGACTTCCGCGTCGCCCTCAGCGCCCTGGTCCTGCCGCTCGTCGTCGTCGCCCTGACCGCGGTGCTCGCACCCCGGTTCCGCTCGGCGCTGCTCGCGCTCGGCGTCGCCGTGCTCGGGTTCGCGACCGCCGTGCTCGCGACCCACCTCGCACTCTCGAGCTCGGGCGCGACCGCGGTGCCGCTCTGGTCGGGCGCCGGCCTCAGCCTCGCCTGGCTCGGGCTCGTGCTGGCCGCGGTGCTGGCGCTCGACGCGCTCCGGCGCGGCCGCGCGCTCGTCGCCTGGGTCGTGCTCGCCGCGCTCGTCGCGGCCGTCGCGCCGACGGGACTCGCGCTCGCGACCGGCAGCGTGGCGGTGCGCCCCGCGGCCGAGCGCACGCTGCCGGCGTTCGTCGGCGCCGAGGCCGAGAACGATCCTCGCGTGACGACCCTGCGCATGACGCCCGATGCCGACGGCAGCCTGCGTACGACGCTCGAGCGGGGATCGGGCACCACGCTCGACGAGCAGTCCACGCTCGACGCGACCGCGCTGACCCTCTCCGCCGACGAGCGTCAGCTCGCCGAGATCGCCGGCAACCTCGCGTCGCGGAGCGGGTACGACCCCGAGGCCGCCGTGAAGGAGTTCGGCGCATCGTTCGTGCTGCTCGACGACCCCGACGTCGACGACCGCGCCGCGGTCGCGACCGCCGAACGTGCGCACACGGCGCTCGACGGCAACGCCGCGCTCGTGGCCGTCGGCGAGACCGATTTCGGCACCCTGTGGCGGTTCACGGCGGCCGAACCGGATGCTGCCGCCGCACAGATCCCCGCAGCAGCGAGCAGTTGGCTCGTCGGCGCCGTCGCAGCCGTGCAACTCATCGTCCTCGGTGCGACGCTGCTGCTCTCGATCCCGACCGGCGCCGGCCGCGAAGCCGATCGCAGTCCGCAGCGCCGTCCTGCGCGGCGTCCGTTCGGACGCCGCACGCCGAAGGCCGAGGTGGTGCCGGCGCCGTCCGAGGCCGCCTCCGCGGTGCCCGAGACGGGCGCGCCGGCTTCGGCCGGTGACGACGCTCCGTCCGCCTCCGCCGAACCGGAGGCGTCTCCGGAGGTCGGCGTCGCCGACACGACCGCACCGGCACCAGTGGCATCCCCAGTGCCGTCGGCCGAGGGCAAGTCCGATGCTGCAGCCGAACCCACGACCTCCGCCACGGCATCGGCCGCACCGCCCGTCGATACGACCGAACCACCGGCGGAGACGACCGAACACCAGACCGACGCGACCGAGGGAGACGACGATGGCCGCTGA
- a CDS encoding WhiB family transcriptional regulator codes for MASPEYRSGVPDDWFVDPVRLGVPGVRPVVDDDNQLAWQSDALCAQTDPEAFFPEKGGSTRDAKKICTGCEVRAECLEYALGNDERFGIWGGLSERERRKLRKRAV; via the coding sequence ATGGCTAGTCCTGAATATCGTTCTGGAGTACCTGACGATTGGTTCGTCGATCCGGTCAGGCTGGGAGTTCCCGGTGTGCGCCCGGTCGTCGACGACGACAATCAGTTGGCGTGGCAGAGCGACGCATTGTGCGCGCAGACCGATCCCGAAGCGTTCTTCCCTGAGAAGGGCGGATCGACGAGGGATGCGAAGAAGATCTGCACCGGGTGCGAGGTTCGCGCCGAATGCCTCGAATACGCGCTCGGCAACGACGAGCGGTTCGGCATCTGGGGCGGACTCTCCGAGCGCGAGCGGCGCAAGCTGCGCAAGCGAGCGGTGTGA
- the galE gene encoding UDP-glucose 4-epimerase GalE — MSWLVTGGAGYIGAHVVRAFQAKGIDTVVVDDLSSGRRGFVADGTSFVQGSILDGRLLESTFDRYDVRGVVHLAGFKYAGVSVQRPLHTYQQNVTGTTTLLAAMESKDVARIVFSSSAAVYGTPDVDLVTEATPKHPESPYGESKLIGEWLLADQGRATGLAHTSLRYFNVVGSGTPEIFDPSPHNLFPLVFDALLDGRAPKVFGDDYPTPDGTCVRDYIHVADLAEAHVVAAQRLDAGESVEPVYNLGSGDGVSVGEIMRAVADVTGIAFAPEVAPRRAGDPARIVASGELAARDLDWKMRYTLDEMVRTAWEARRAAG, encoded by the coding sequence ATGAGCTGGTTGGTCACCGGGGGAGCAGGCTACATCGGTGCGCACGTCGTGCGGGCGTTCCAGGCGAAGGGCATCGACACGGTCGTCGTCGACGACCTCTCGTCCGGACGGCGCGGATTCGTCGCCGACGGCACCTCGTTCGTGCAGGGCTCGATCCTCGACGGCCGCCTGCTCGAGTCGACCTTCGACCGCTACGACGTCCGCGGCGTCGTGCACCTCGCCGGCTTCAAGTACGCGGGGGTCTCCGTCCAGCGGCCGCTCCACACCTACCAGCAGAACGTGACGGGCACGACGACGCTGCTCGCCGCCATGGAGTCGAAGGACGTCGCGCGCATCGTCTTCTCCTCGAGCGCGGCCGTCTACGGCACGCCCGACGTCGACCTCGTGACCGAGGCCACCCCGAAGCATCCCGAATCGCCCTACGGCGAGTCGAAGCTCATCGGCGAGTGGCTGCTCGCCGACCAGGGCCGCGCGACCGGGCTCGCGCACACGAGCCTGCGCTACTTCAACGTCGTCGGCTCGGGCACGCCCGAGATCTTCGACCCGAGCCCGCACAACCTGTTCCCGCTCGTGTTCGACGCCCTCCTCGACGGGCGCGCGCCGAAGGTCTTCGGCGACGACTACCCGACGCCCGACGGCACCTGCGTGCGCGACTACATCCACGTCGCCGACCTCGCCGAGGCGCACGTCGTCGCCGCGCAGCGGCTCGATGCCGGTGAGTCGGTCGAGCCGGTGTACAACCTCGGCTCGGGCGACGGCGTCTCGGTGGGCGAGATCATGCGCGCCGTCGCCGACGTGACCGGCATCGCGTTCGCGCCCGAGGTCGCGCCGCGCCGCGCCGGCGATCCCGCACGCATCGTCGCCTCGGGCGAGCTCGCCGCACGCGACCTCGACTGGAAGATGCGATACACGCTCGACGAGATGGTGCGCACCGCGTGGGAGGCGCGTCGGGCCGCCGGCTGA
- a CDS encoding GlxA family transcriptional regulator translates to MLHSIACLAVPQMAPFEFGVICEVFGIDRSEHGGPVFDFHVVAADPGTVSTKLGFDLVVHEGLDFARTADLVAVPAALIDQPVDERIAELLRDAVARGAWVLSVCSGAFMLGKAGVLDGRRATTHWMYTDRLAADFPDTEVDPDVLFVQDGKVVTGAGTAAGIDAALHIVRTELGASAANIIARRMVVPPQRDGGQSQFIQTPVTECRSDSFATITAWMLEHLDEDLTVDLLSRKALMSPRTFARRFRAETGTTPNAWLNRQRLLRAQQLLEESDLNLEEIARETGFGTAAVMRHHFVKVLQTTPTAYRRLFGVRVAS, encoded by the coding sequence GTGCTCCACTCCATCGCCTGCCTGGCCGTCCCGCAGATGGCGCCGTTCGAGTTCGGCGTGATCTGCGAGGTCTTCGGCATCGACCGGTCCGAGCACGGCGGCCCCGTCTTCGACTTCCATGTCGTCGCTGCCGACCCCGGCACCGTCTCCACGAAGCTCGGCTTCGATCTCGTCGTGCACGAGGGCCTCGACTTCGCACGCACCGCCGACCTCGTCGCCGTCCCGGCCGCGCTCATCGACCAGCCCGTCGACGAGCGCATCGCCGAGTTGCTGCGCGACGCCGTGGCACGGGGCGCCTGGGTGCTGAGCGTCTGCTCGGGCGCCTTCATGCTCGGCAAGGCAGGGGTGCTCGACGGCCGCCGCGCCACCACGCACTGGATGTACACCGACCGCCTCGCCGCGGACTTCCCCGACACCGAGGTCGACCCCGACGTGCTCTTCGTGCAGGACGGCAAGGTCGTCACCGGTGCCGGCACCGCCGCGGGCATCGACGCCGCCCTGCACATCGTGCGCACCGAGCTCGGCGCGAGCGCGGCGAACATCATCGCCCGCCGCATGGTCGTGCCGCCGCAGCGCGACGGCGGTCAGTCGCAGTTCATCCAGACCCCCGTAACCGAGTGCCGGAGCGACTCGTTCGCGACCATCACCGCGTGGATGCTCGAGCACCTCGACGAAGACCTCACGGTCGACCTGCTGTCGCGCAAGGCGCTCATGTCACCGCGAACGTTCGCGCGCAGGTTCCGCGCCGAGACCGGCACGACGCCGAACGCCTGGCTCAACCGGCAGCGTCTGCTGCGCGCGCAGCAACTGCTGGAGGAGAGCGACCTCAACCTCGAGGAGATCGCGCGCGAGACGGGCTTCGGCACCGCCGCGGTCATGCGCCACCACTTCGTCAAGGTGCTGCAGACGACGCCGACCGCCTATCGACGGCTGTTCGGGGTGCGCGTGGCCTCGTAG
- a CDS encoding acyltransferase → MTTDIGEDCKIDPRVQLNGDVRIGDRVTIYRGGEILGPVEIGDDVFINRDFYARPGTRIGDRVNFGPFVRLVTDTHEIGSHRKRAGAGRNDPITVGDGAWIGAGVLVVGGVTIGPGAIVAAGAVVTSDVPEDALVGGVPARLIRTLPA, encoded by the coding sequence GTGACCACCGACATCGGCGAAGACTGCAAGATCGACCCCCGTGTTCAGCTCAACGGCGACGTTCGCATCGGCGATCGAGTGACGATCTACCGCGGGGGCGAAATCCTCGGCCCAGTCGAGATCGGAGATGACGTGTTCATCAATCGCGACTTCTACGCTCGGCCGGGCACCAGGATCGGCGATCGGGTCAATTTCGGGCCGTTCGTGCGGCTCGTGACCGACACCCACGAGATCGGCAGCCACCGGAAGCGGGCCGGCGCCGGCCGCAACGATCCGATCACCGTGGGCGACGGTGCGTGGATCGGCGCGGGTGTGCTCGTCGTCGGCGGGGTCACGATCGGGCCGGGCGCAATCGTCGCCGCCGGCGCCGTCGTGACTTCCGACGTACCCGAAGACGCGCTCGTGGGCGGCGTGCCCGCACGGCTCATCCGTACGCTGCCCGCATAG
- a CDS encoding glycosyltransferase family 2 protein codes for MSDADRVSGWVDLVVPVHDVGRLIDATLRSVLSQDHWQVRLLVVDDASTDDTAARVVKWAARDSRVQLERVAFHDVNATRNHALELTRADYVGFLDGDDLLRPGALRDLVASLEESGSDFAVGGYDRLQGRRRTPPAFWVDEAHESPRRAVSAEQFPLIMVNAVQWTKLYRREFWTRADLRFPEGGHFQDQIVSARAYARARTIDVLTRKIVDWRVRSDGSSMTQQGIRPGQVRDRFATALAALQVLAAESTEAVRRARIAQFLANDAAVATAELPNMDDEAFANLRSGLTDLAALADDEIWREVPAESKVLYEFVLRDDRARARDYIDRGGLESLRHPLIELDGERYIALPFWQDPEASVPVDRFLAAPRELRAYAAARMPRKRRWSRSGST; via the coding sequence GTGTCAGACGCCGATCGAGTATCGGGCTGGGTCGACCTCGTCGTTCCCGTGCACGACGTCGGCAGGCTGATCGACGCGACGCTCCGTTCCGTGCTCTCTCAAGACCACTGGCAGGTCCGGCTCCTGGTCGTCGACGACGCGTCGACGGACGACACCGCGGCGCGGGTCGTCAAGTGGGCCGCACGCGACTCGCGCGTGCAGCTCGAGCGGGTCGCATTCCACGATGTCAATGCGACGCGCAATCATGCGCTCGAGCTCACGCGGGCCGACTACGTCGGGTTCCTGGACGGCGACGACCTCCTCCGCCCCGGTGCGCTGCGCGATCTCGTCGCCAGCCTCGAGGAGTCGGGCTCCGACTTCGCGGTCGGCGGATACGACCGCCTGCAGGGGCGTCGTCGGACTCCGCCCGCCTTCTGGGTCGACGAGGCCCACGAGTCGCCACGACGGGCCGTCTCTGCGGAGCAGTTCCCGTTGATCATGGTGAACGCGGTCCAATGGACCAAGCTCTACCGACGCGAGTTCTGGACGCGAGCGGACCTGCGCTTTCCCGAGGGCGGCCACTTCCAGGACCAGATCGTGAGCGCGCGCGCCTACGCGCGTGCACGCACCATCGACGTGCTGACGCGGAAGATCGTGGACTGGAGGGTCCGTTCCGACGGCAGCTCGATGACGCAGCAGGGCATCCGGCCCGGACAGGTGCGCGATCGATTCGCCACCGCGCTCGCGGCCCTGCAGGTGCTCGCCGCCGAATCGACTGAAGCCGTCCGGCGTGCGCGGATCGCCCAGTTCCTGGCGAACGACGCCGCCGTGGCAACGGCCGAACTGCCGAACATGGATGACGAGGCGTTTGCGAACCTTCGATCGGGGCTCACGGACCTCGCTGCGTTGGCCGACGACGAGATCTGGCGCGAAGTCCCTGCCGAGTCGAAGGTGCTGTACGAGTTCGTCCTTCGCGATGACCGCGCGCGGGCGCGGGACTACATCGACCGAGGTGGCCTGGAGTCGCTCCGCCATCCCCTCATCGAACTCGACGGTGAGCGGTACATCGCGCTGCCGTTCTGGCAGGACCCCGAAGCATCCGTGCCGGTCGACCGCTTCCTTGCGGCGCCTCGTGAGCTGCGTGCCTATGCGGCCGCGCGCATGCCGAGGAAGCGTCGGTGGTCGCGGTCCGGCTCGACGTGA
- a CDS encoding cupin domain-containing protein, giving the protein MRAGESLYLAAGNIHAYLDGLGIELMAASDNVLRGGLTPKHIDVAELVDVLDFTPGAPPLLEPERSGAGIETFRPDVPDFVLHRLDAVAAAADGSAGAEAPDPAVPLEGPAIVIADRGSVALRGALGDARLERGEAVYVTPEERAIEVSGPGVAWIATVGHRG; this is encoded by the coding sequence TTGCGGGCGGGGGAATCGCTCTACCTCGCCGCGGGCAACATCCACGCCTACCTCGACGGGCTCGGCATCGAGCTCATGGCCGCGAGCGACAACGTGTTGCGCGGCGGACTCACGCCCAAGCACATCGACGTCGCCGAACTCGTCGACGTGCTCGACTTCACTCCCGGCGCGCCGCCGCTGCTCGAGCCCGAACGTTCGGGTGCGGGCATCGAGACGTTCCGACCCGACGTGCCGGATTTCGTACTGCACCGGCTCGATGCGGTCGCGGCGGCAGCGGACGGTTCAGCCGGCGCAGAGGCCCCTGACCCTGCTGTGCCGCTCGAGGGGCCGGCGATCGTCATCGCCGATCGCGGCTCCGTTGCGCTTCGAGGTGCGCTCGGCGACGCACGCCTCGAGCGAGGCGAGGCCGTCTACGTCACACCCGAAGAGCGGGCGATCGAGGTGTCCGGCCCAGGCGTCGCCTGGATCGCGACCGTCGGCCACCGCGGGTGA